In Massilia violaceinigra, one DNA window encodes the following:
- a CDS encoding BMP family lipoprotein yields the protein MKFKQLSITIAALCVAASATAADPKLGIVYDAGGKFDKSFNQSAFEGAERFKKETNIKYIEVQASSDTQAEQVLRGLARKKLDLIAAVGFSQTQAVQKVAQEFPNVRFVLIDAVAKGNNVNSILFKEEEGSYLVGVAAALASKSKKIGFVGGMDIPLIRTFACGYAQGAKATNAKIETMQNMVGTTSAAWNDPAKGGELARAQFDRGVDVVFAVAGGSGMGTLQTAKEKGKLAIGVDSNQNYLHPGTMLTSMVKRVDLAIYDSFMQMKNGTWKAGVTYRGLKEGGVDWALDKDNRAVVTPEIEKKVNEAKANIISGKVKVVDYRVGSSCPV from the coding sequence ATGAAATTTAAGCAACTTAGTATCACGATCGCGGCGCTGTGCGTCGCGGCGAGCGCCACGGCTGCCGACCCAAAACTGGGCATCGTGTACGACGCCGGCGGGAAGTTCGACAAGTCGTTCAACCAGTCCGCGTTTGAAGGCGCCGAGCGCTTCAAAAAAGAGACCAACATCAAATACATCGAGGTGCAGGCCAGCAGCGATACCCAGGCCGAACAAGTGCTGCGCGGCCTGGCGCGCAAGAAGCTGGACCTGATCGCCGCCGTCGGCTTCTCGCAGACCCAGGCCGTGCAGAAGGTCGCGCAGGAATTCCCCAACGTGCGCTTCGTGCTGATCGACGCTGTGGCCAAGGGTAACAACGTCAACTCGATCCTGTTCAAGGAAGAAGAAGGCTCGTACCTGGTCGGCGTGGCCGCCGCCCTTGCATCGAAGTCGAAGAAAATCGGTTTTGTCGGCGGCATGGACATTCCGCTGATCCGCACCTTCGCCTGCGGCTACGCCCAGGGCGCGAAAGCGACCAACGCGAAAATCGAGACGATGCAGAACATGGTCGGCACCACCAGCGCGGCCTGGAACGACCCGGCCAAGGGCGGTGAGCTGGCGCGCGCGCAGTTCGACCGCGGCGTGGACGTGGTGTTCGCCGTTGCCGGCGGCAGCGGCATGGGCACCCTGCAGACGGCCAAGGAAAAAGGCAAGCTGGCCATCGGCGTCGACTCGAACCAGAACTACCTCCATCCGGGCACCATGCTGACCTCCATGGTCAAGCGGGTCGACCTGGCCATCTACGATTCGTTCATGCAGATGAAGAACGGCACCTGGAAAGCCGGCGTCACCTACAGGGGCCTGAAAGAAGGCGGCGTCGATTGGGCGCTGGACAAGGATAACCGCGCGGTCGTCACGCCGGAGATCGAAAAAAAGGTCAACGAAGCGAAGGCCAATATCATCAGCGGCAAGGTCAAAGTGGTCGACTACCGCGTTGGCAGCAGCTGCCCGGTCTAG
- the tal gene encoding transaldolase, which translates to MNQISASASRLKAVAGLGQQIWLDNLSRELVASGELARWIADDGIQGVTSNPSIFYNAIRNDAAYQAALPALRLAHLDPEARFEALVLPDVQAACDLFAPLYADSDGHAGFVSFEVAPRLAHDAAGTVLDARRLWAAIDRPNAMIKIPATEAGIAAVEEVIYAGINVNVTLIFSATQLAAVRAAHRRGLARRLEAMLSVQRIASVASVFISRVDAAVDALLPPAADALRGKAAIAAARVAYHEFQNDSGFAIFTAFGATPQWLLWASTGVKNPAMRDVTYVEELIGEATVNTVPDATLAAFRDHGEARLSLVDDVDGARAVLTQLGRHGIGLDTIGNDLLRSGLTQFEQAHANLLALLA; encoded by the coding sequence ATGAACCAAATTAGTGCATCCGCCAGCCGCCTCAAGGCCGTAGCCGGCCTGGGCCAGCAAATCTGGCTCGATAACCTCAGCCGCGAGCTGGTCGCCTCGGGCGAACTGGCGCGCTGGATCGCCGACGACGGCATCCAGGGCGTGACCTCAAATCCATCCATCTTCTATAACGCGATCCGCAACGACGCCGCCTATCAGGCCGCGCTGCCGGCTTTGCGCCTGGCCCACCTTGACCCGGAAGCGCGCTTCGAAGCGCTGGTCCTGCCCGACGTGCAGGCCGCGTGCGACCTGTTCGCGCCCCTGTACGCCGACAGCGACGGCCATGCGGGGTTTGTCAGCTTCGAAGTCGCGCCGCGCCTGGCGCACGATGCCGCCGGCACCGTGCTTGATGCGCGCCGCCTGTGGGCCGCGATCGACCGGCCCAACGCGATGATCAAGATCCCCGCGACCGAAGCGGGCATCGCCGCAGTCGAAGAAGTGATCTACGCCGGCATCAACGTCAACGTCACCCTCATTTTCAGCGCCACCCAGCTGGCCGCCGTGCGCGCGGCGCACCGCCGTGGCCTGGCGCGCAGGCTGGAAGCGATGCTGTCGGTGCAGCGCATCGCCAGCGTGGCCAGCGTCTTTATCAGCCGCGTCGATGCCGCCGTCGATGCACTGCTGCCGCCGGCCGCCGATGCCCTGCGCGGCAAGGCGGCCATCGCCGCCGCGCGCGTGGCCTACCACGAGTTCCAGAACGACAGCGGCTTTGCCATCTTCACCGCCTTCGGCGCCACCCCGCAATGGCTGCTGTGGGCCAGCACCGGCGTGAAAAACCCGGCCATGCGCGACGTCACCTACGTGGAAGAACTGATCGGCGAAGCGACCGTGAACACCGTGCCCGATGCGACCCTGGCCGCCTTCCGCGACCATGGCGAAGCGCGCCTGTCGCTGGTCGACGATGTCGACGGCGCGCGCGCCGTATTGACGCAACTGGGCCGGCACGGCATCGGACTCGATACAATTGGTAACGACCTCTTGCGCTCCGGCCTGACACAATTCGAGCAAGCACACGCCAATTTGCTGGCTTTGCTTGCTTAG
- a CDS encoding TonB-dependent receptor, with translation MTIKSKQFATRSLIALAVASAFPVHAAMAQDKLAEEAKPQAGQLETVIVTAQRRSENIKDVPMAITTLKGEKLDVLTAGGQDIRFLSGRSPSLNVESDYGRSFPRFYIRGQGNTDFDLNASQPVGLVVDDIVQESPMLKGFPVFDVDQVEVLRGPQGTLFGRNSPAGVIKFDSAKPQIGKSDGYATVGIGNYRARNFEGAINLPISDTVAARVSAQSQNRGDRVHNNRPGNGTKDFEGYHDDALRLQVLVKPTSNFSALFNVHARDMDGSATLFRANILKKGSNELVDGFQYGRYDSDGVNEQRLSTEGASMRLRLDLSGVTLHSITGYESADFYSRADVDGGYGAVYAQPMGPSYANQAAFIPFVVETADVLPKHRQFTQEFRAESVNTGPLQWIAGLFYFNEDIQIDSISFDSLAPGNPQNPFFATQYQDTKSWAAFGSLNYTVSDKFKLRGGLRYTNDKKNFAARRVELTTAGPFGISNESTNVSWDMSGTYALSADSNLFARVATGYRAPSMQGRLNGLADRPSFAEAEKALSYEAGIKQDLFNRRARLSASVFQYRVKDKQLTAGSGQINMNQLINADRVTGQGVELDFQANLSDALRMTLGGSFNDTEIKDSKLFVQTCGNEPNTKGLNGCTPTGVAGPFAYTQKLNGNPLPRAPKWQGNFTLRYSVPVGDAEFFAYTDWAYRSTYNMFLYEAKEYKAKSLVEGGLRMGYKWDNYEVAAFARNITDKVQSVGAIDFDNLTGMVNEPRSFGVQLKATF, from the coding sequence ATGACAATAAAAAGCAAGCAGTTCGCCACCCGTTCGCTGATCGCCCTGGCCGTTGCCAGCGCCTTTCCGGTGCACGCCGCGATGGCCCAGGACAAGCTAGCCGAAGAAGCCAAGCCACAGGCCGGCCAGCTGGAAACCGTGATCGTGACCGCGCAGCGCCGTTCCGAGAACATCAAGGACGTGCCGATGGCGATCACCACGCTCAAGGGTGAAAAACTCGACGTGCTCACCGCCGGCGGCCAGGACATCCGCTTCCTGTCGGGCCGTTCGCCCAGCCTGAACGTCGAATCCGACTATGGCCGTTCGTTCCCGCGCTTTTACATCCGCGGCCAGGGTAATACCGATTTCGATCTGAACGCATCGCAGCCAGTTGGCCTGGTGGTCGACGACATCGTGCAGGAAAGCCCGATGTTGAAAGGCTTCCCGGTGTTCGACGTCGACCAGGTCGAAGTGCTGCGCGGCCCACAGGGCACGCTGTTTGGCCGTAATTCCCCGGCCGGCGTGATCAAGTTCGACTCGGCCAAGCCGCAGATCGGCAAGTCCGACGGCTATGCCACGGTCGGCATCGGCAACTACCGCGCCCGCAATTTTGAAGGCGCGATCAATCTGCCAATCAGCGATACCGTCGCCGCGCGCGTATCGGCGCAGTCGCAGAACCGCGGCGACCGCGTACATAACAACCGTCCGGGCAACGGCACCAAGGATTTCGAGGGTTACCACGACGATGCGCTGCGCCTGCAAGTGCTGGTCAAACCGACCAGTAACTTCAGCGCCCTGTTCAACGTGCACGCGCGCGACATGGATGGCAGCGCCACCCTGTTCCGCGCGAATATCCTCAAGAAGGGCAGCAATGAACTGGTCGACGGCTTCCAGTACGGCCGCTACGACAGCGACGGCGTGAATGAACAGCGCCTCTCGACCGAAGGCGCCAGCATGCGCCTGCGCCTGGACCTCTCCGGCGTCACGCTGCACTCGATCACGGGTTACGAATCGGCCGACTTCTACAGCCGCGCCGATGTCGACGGCGGCTATGGCGCCGTGTACGCGCAGCCGATGGGCCCGAGCTACGCCAACCAGGCCGCGTTCATCCCGTTCGTGGTCGAAACGGCGGACGTGCTGCCGAAGCACCGCCAGTTCACCCAGGAGTTCCGCGCGGAGTCGGTCAACACCGGTCCGCTGCAGTGGATCGCCGGCCTGTTCTACTTCAACGAAGACATCCAGATCGACAGCATCAGCTTCGACTCGCTGGCGCCGGGTAATCCGCAGAACCCGTTCTTCGCGACCCAGTACCAGGACACCAAATCGTGGGCCGCCTTCGGTTCACTGAACTACACCGTGTCCGACAAGTTCAAGCTGCGTGGCGGTCTGCGCTACACCAACGACAAGAAGAACTTCGCCGCCCGGCGCGTCGAGTTGACCACCGCGGGTCCTTTCGGGATCAGCAACGAGTCGACCAACGTGAGCTGGGATATGTCCGGCACCTACGCGCTCAGCGCCGACAGCAATCTGTTCGCCCGCGTGGCCACCGGCTATCGCGCACCGAGCATGCAGGGTCGTTTGAACGGCCTGGCCGATCGTCCATCGTTCGCCGAAGCTGAAAAGGCGCTGTCGTACGAAGCCGGTATCAAGCAGGACCTGTTCAATCGCCGCGCGCGCCTGTCGGCCAGCGTGTTCCAGTACCGCGTCAAGGACAAGCAGCTGACCGCCGGTTCGGGCCAGATCAACATGAACCAGTTGATCAACGCCGACCGCGTGACCGGCCAGGGCGTGGAACTGGACTTCCAGGCCAACCTGTCGGACGCACTGCGCATGACCCTGGGCGGCAGCTTCAACGACACCGAGATCAAGGACTCCAAGCTGTTCGTCCAGACCTGCGGCAACGAGCCAAATACCAAGGGTCTGAACGGCTGCACGCCAACCGGCGTGGCGGGTCCTTTCGCGTACACGCAGAAACTGAACGGCAACCCGCTGCCGCGCGCACCTAAGTGGCAAGGCAACTTCACGCTGCGTTACAGCGTGCCGGTGGGCGATGCCGAGTTCTTTGCCTACACCGACTGGGCGTATCGCAGCACCTACAATATGTTCCTGTACGAAGCCAAGGAATACAAAGCCAAGTCGCTGGTCGAAGGCGGCCTGCGCATGGGCTACAAGTGGGATAACTACGAAGTGGCAGCCTTCGCGCGCAACATCACCGACAAAGTGCAGTCGGTCGGCGCGATCGACTTCGACAACCTGACCGGCATGGTCAACGAGCCGCGCAGCTTTGGCGTGCAGCTCAAGGCGACGTTCTAA